A single region of the Sorghum bicolor cultivar BTx623 chromosome 7, Sorghum_bicolor_NCBIv3, whole genome shotgun sequence genome encodes:
- the LOC110437284 gene encoding putative nuclease HARBI1, protein MTETHNTEGWNKEMFLTANSEPMSTFGTRARPWWDDEDESDVDDLFIIAGLLEGSRRNKRKKKFRGSLPGRRKVPRDILGGHNRIYLDYFADQCVYSDRHFRRRFRMSRSLFLRIVDAVESHDDHFRQKPDAIGTLGASPIQKVLAAVRMLAYGISADFLDEYVRMGESTIIECLKHFVKAVVEVFGEEYLRAPNAQDTARLLAINSARGFPRMLGSVDCMHWKWDKCPVGWRGAYEWKEDGPTMILEAVASQDLWIWHAFFSLLGSLNDINVLRRSPLYQSLTSGTAPQVEYTVNGNKYTKGYYLADGIYPAWATFVKAFQRPQGNKKVHFTMAKEAARKDVERAFGVLQARFAIVRGPARMWHKEDLWYIMQACVILHNMIIEDERDEEDDFNYHQEGIPVLQPVDYQRRNPLVLEDFLKIHDEIEDRSLHERLRDDLVEHLWAIHSSR, encoded by the exons ATGACTGAAACACATAATACAGAAGGTTGGAACAAGGAGATGTTTCTTACTGCAAATTCAGAGCCA ATGTCAACGTTTGGAACTAGAGCTCGTCCATGGTGGGATGACGAGGATGAATCTGATGTTGACGACCTCTTCATCATTGCTGGTCTTCTTGAGGGCTCGAGGAGAAACAAGCGCAAGAAAAAGTTTCGTGGATCGTTGCCAGGTCGCCGCAAAGTGCCACGGGACATTTTGGGAGGTCACAATCGCATCTACCTGGACTACTTCGCGGACCAGTGTGTATATAGTGATAGACATTTTAGAAGGAGGTTTCGGATGTCCAGGTCGCTCTTTCTGCGGATTGTGGATGCAGTGGAGTCTCATGATGACCATTTCCGTCAGAAGCCCGATGCCATCGGAACTCTTGGTGCCTCTCCCATACAGAAGGTTCTTGCTGCCGTTCGGATGCTTGCCTACGGTATCTCAGCCGACTTTTTGGATGAGTATGTGAGGATGGGAGAGAGCACCATCATTGAGTGTCTAAAGCATTTTGTGAAGGCTGTCGTCGAGGTCTTCGGCGAAGAATACTTGAGGGCCCCCAATGCCCAGGACACAGCTAGGTTGTTGGCAATTAATAGTGCAAGAGGGTTCCCACGTATGCTTGGTTCAGTTGACTGCATGCATTGGAAATGGGACAAGTGTCCAGTGGGTTGGAGAGGAGCATACGAATGGAAAGAAGATGGGCCAACCATGATCCTTGAGGCCGTTGCATCACAAGATCTATGGATCTGGCATGCATTCTTCAGCCTTCTAGGTTCTCTAAATGATATCAATGTTTTGCGCCGCTCTCCACTCTACCAAAGTCTGACTTCTGGGACGGCACCACAAGTGGAATACACGGTCAATGGAAACAAGTACACAAAGGGGTACTATCTTGCCGATGGGATATACCCAGCCTGGGCAACATTTGTCAAAGCTTTTCAAAGACCTCAGGGCAACAAGAAAGTCCACTTCACAATGGCAAAAGAAGCAGCGAGGAAAGATGTCGAAAGAGCGTTTGGGGTACTCCAAGCTCGCTTCGCAATAGTGCGGGGTCCTGCAAGAATGTGGCACAAGGAAGATCTATGGTACATAATGCAAGCTTGTGTAATCTTGCACAACATGATAATTGAGGATGAGCGAGATGAGGAAGATGACTTCAACTACCATCAAGAGGGTATCCCGGTGTTGCAACCTGTGGACTACCAACGTCGTAATCCTCTTGTGCTAGAGGACTTCCTGAAGATACACGACGAGATTGAGGATAGGTCTTTACATGAGCGACTTCGTGATGATCTTGTAGAGCATTTGTGGGCAATTCATAGTTCTAGGTAG